The following coding sequences are from one Culex quinquefasciatus strain JHB chromosome 1, VPISU_Cqui_1.0_pri_paternal, whole genome shotgun sequence window:
- the LOC6037424 gene encoding phosphopantothenate--cysteine ligase, producing the protein MSSSHWEDFYATHLPPNCFEDNRSLLKEFCDRHFKLKSNIVLITSGGTTVPLEHNTVRFVDNFSAGNRGSASAEYFLEHGYAVIFMYRTKSLEPFTRHFSGQQLLDMLELHEEGMSTTITVKPDSVDVLAPILDKYKNAQETNRMLYITFTSVVDYMWLLRAACECLAAFERNAVLYLAAAVSDFYVPQDEMPTHKIQSGHGAPTISLQLVPKMLAPLVSLWVPLAYVVSFKLETDEAILIAKSRESLNKYKHKLVIANVLQTRKNRVVFVTPTKAYDVLLSKEQAHKGQEIEEQIVADIVDRHQEFVRDGELHQQQHQQ; encoded by the exons atgagttCATCACATTGGGAAGACTTTTACGCGACCCACCTGCCGCCAAACTGCTTCGAGGACAACCGATCGCTGCTGAAGGAGTTTTGCGACAGGCACTTTAAACTCAAGAGCAACATCGTCCTCATTACG TCTGGTGGCACAACGGTTCCCTTAGAACATAACACGGTGCGCTTTGTGGACAACTTTAGCGCCGGCAATCGTGGTTCTGCGTCGGCCGAGTACTTTCTCGAGCATGGGTACGCCGTGATCTTCATGTACCGTACCAAGTCGTTGGAACCGTTTACGCGGCACTTTAGCGGCCAGCAGTTGCTCGACATGCTGGAGCTGCACGAGGAGGGCATGAGCACGACGATTACCG TCAAGCCAGATTCGGTGGACGTGTTGGCACCGATACTGGACAAGTACAAAAACGCCCAGGAGACGAACCGGATGTTGTACATTACGTTTACCAGTGTGGTGGACTACATGTGGTTGCTGCGGGCAGCTTGTGAGTGCTTGGCTGCCTTTGAGAGGAATGCTGTGCTGTACCTTGCGGCGGCCGTGTCAGACTTTTACGTGCCCCAAGATGAGATGCCAACGCACAAGATCCAGTCCGGTCACGGTGCGCCAACCATCTCGCTGCAGTTGGTACCGAAAATGCTGGCTCCGTTGGTCAGCCTCTGGGTTCCACTGGCATACGTGGTCTCATTCAAGCTGGAAACCGACGAGGCCATCCTGATTGCCAAGTCTCGCGAAAGTCTCAACAAGTACAAGCACAAACTGGTGATCGCAAACGTACTGCAGACCCGCAAAAACCGCGTGGTTTTCGTGACACCGACCAAGGCGTACGACGTGCTACTTTCGAAGGAGCAAGCCCACAAGGGCCAGGAAATTGAGGAACAAATCGTTGCGGACATTGTAGACCGGCACCAGGAATTTGTCCGCGATGGGGAACTGCATCAGCAGCAACATCAGCAATGA
- the LOC6037423 gene encoding uncharacterized protein LOC6037423, which translates to MNDYLQSILHNEISELKKEFPMFDSSTDCTDTPNARHLFRGQLEPVLRPSESLSDALQASAATTQNLNVIQLEPISIKSAKKNPQIVNVKQTFRFPNNFITEKKSYHSYGQGRAPAPRNMHSQTSKTIVELYEAEKRDDELLVPRESSDSDVSLDRGLHRNTSYTVMDPVGKKNHHKNCGAVKPVDMIMIKPKVRAAAPSTPYFSGRKKRPGSKRKYTRDYFPMTSKSTPKRKLGMYGSLKVDGGDGDSGNLDDPTTTTTTMTTTESSNPSTDSLDDECSTFGTTVQIGRIIDKLQDNIWEVSLHGIRELMETASQVDWKKHEKYVTVINRKMIDFLKSPRSSLCRYACQASGELFREAKSVKRPEFDEIVDILLCKTADPNRFIQKDANVALDKLVTYIPIGHSVRVLAARGPVHKNPLVRTATARLLVCICALSGLDAILGTNASPRTRKEILTMLAKFLTDKNLETRKFGERLYKMLRKHKFFNEYFYKDMDSNCKNNLKRVLKGM; encoded by the exons ATGAACGATTACCTGCAGAGTATCTTG CACAACGAAATCTCCGAGTTGAAGAAAGAATTTCCCATGTTTGACTCGTCGACGGATTGTACGGACACGCCGAACGCGCGGCATCTATTCCGCGGACAGCTGGAACCGGTGCTGCGGCCGAGCGAATCGCTGTCGGACGCGCTGCAGGCTAGCGCGGCGACGACGCAAAACCTGAACGTGATCCAGCTGGAACCGATTTCGATCAAGTCGGCCAAGAAAAATCCGCAGATCGTGAACGTCAAGCAGACGTTTCGCTTTCCGAACAATTTCATCACGGAGAAAAAATCGTACCATTCGTACGGCCAGGGACGGGCTCCGGCGCCTCGGAACATGCACAGCCAGACCAGCAAGACGATTGTGGAGTTGTACGAAGCGGAGAAGCGGGACGACGAGTTGCTGGTGCCGAGGGAGTCGTCGGACAGTGACGTTTCGTTGGATCGAGGACTGCACAGGAACACTTCCTACACGGTGATGGATCCTGTGGGAAAGAAGAACCATCACAAGAACTGCGGCGCGGTGAAGCCAGTCGATATGATTATGATCAAGCCGAAGGTCCGAGCGGCCGCTCCGTCGACGCCGTACTTTAGCGGACGCAAGAAGCGACCCGGTTCAAAGCGAAAGTACACTCGCGATTACTTCCCAATGACGAGCAAGTCAACGCCGAAACGGAAGTTGGGCATGTACGGATCGCTGAAGGTGGATGGCGGTGACGGAGATTCTGGAAACCTGGACGATCCTACGACAACAACTACAACGATGACGACCACGGAGAGCAGTAACCCGTCGACGGATTCGCTGGATGACGAGTGCTCGACCTTTGGAACCACTGTTCAAATCGGTCGCATCATCGACAAGCTCCAGGACAATATCTGGGAGGTCAGTCTGCACGGTATTCGAGAACTGATGGAAACCGCCAGCCAGGTGGACTGGAAGAAGCACGAAAAGTACGTAACGGTCATTAACCGAAAGATGATTGACTTCTTGAAGAGTCCGCGATCTTCGCTGTGCCGGTACGCCTGTCAGGCAAGTGGCGAACTGTTCCGGGAAGCCAAGTCCGTCAAACGACCCGAATTCGACGAAATCGTGGACATTCTGCTGTGCAAAACCGCCGACCCGAACCGCTTCATCCAGAAGGACGCCAACGTTGCGCTGGACAAGCTGGTTACGTACATCCCGATTGGACACTCGGTGCGAGTGCTGGCAGCGCGTGGACCGGT CCACAAGAATCCCCTCGTACGAACGGCCACCGCTCGGCTGCTAGTCTGCATCTGTGCCCTGTCCGGACTGGACGCCATCCTGGGAACGAACGCGAGCCCCCGAACGCGCAAGGAAATCCTAACCATGCTGGCCAAGTTCCTGACCGACAAGAACCTCGAGACGCGCAAGTTTGGCGAGCGGCTGTACAAAATGCTGCGAAAGCACAAATTCTTCAACGAGTATTTCTACAAGGACATGGACAGCAACTGCAAGAACAACCTGAAGCGGGTACTGAAGGGCATGTGA